A part of Chitinimonas koreensis genomic DNA contains:
- a CDS encoding polysaccharide pyruvyl transferase family protein, with the protein MSRMLEEFMAAGAAYPVLYRQLDALIEAAATVPAPPRAAGEPLRLLFVGYAGGGNTGADIRVAEMIRQVRAIFGRDRLEIGLVVSGEALPADLQDEVTLEVVLDYFPEFIARTIARYHGVIACDGSMFKSNLCCMLSAMMGGALGMAAVSGRLAVGYGAEAGRMEPELTEFIAGLGERPLILCRNEESRAVLEPLGLRVDGGADTAWTYRAEPAAETLRRRAALGVASGPLLVVCPMNPFWWPVRPDLAKAMALEARGEHRELHFGSVLFHPDDASIRQRYHAYLDALAGAADAWQDRHGGSVLVLGMDRVDRLACDELAGRLARRPGVIASGDAPPAALVGLLRAADLLVSSRFHAIVASMEAGVPAIGVTMDERIANLLGHGKAGRRLLRVDAPNLAGQLREAMQRAEADRVAIGQQARGAVVDHLRAMAAMGRRFAEEVRRFHPDLAVPADDADWTAWLPPLSEVQRELVARYG; encoded by the coding sequence ATGTCCAGGATGCTCGAAGAATTCATGGCCGCCGGTGCGGCCTACCCGGTGCTCTACCGCCAGCTCGACGCGCTGATCGAGGCCGCCGCGACCGTCCCGGCGCCGCCGCGCGCGGCCGGCGAGCCGCTGCGGCTGTTGTTCGTCGGCTATGCCGGCGGCGGCAATACCGGCGCCGACATCCGGGTGGCCGAGATGATCCGCCAGGTGCGGGCGATCTTCGGCCGCGACCGGCTGGAGATCGGCCTGGTGGTCAGCGGCGAGGCGCTGCCGGCCGACCTGCAGGACGAGGTGACGCTGGAGGTGGTGCTCGACTACTTCCCCGAATTCATCGCCCGCACCATCGCCCGCTACCACGGCGTGATCGCCTGCGACGGCTCGATGTTCAAGTCCAATCTGTGCTGCATGTTGTCCGCGATGATGGGCGGCGCGCTCGGCATGGCGGCGGTATCGGGCCGGCTGGCGGTCGGCTACGGCGCCGAGGCCGGCCGGATGGAACCGGAGCTGACCGAGTTCATCGCCGGCCTGGGCGAGCGGCCGCTGATCCTGTGCCGCAACGAGGAATCGCGCGCGGTGCTGGAGCCGCTGGGCCTGCGCGTCGACGGCGGCGCCGACACCGCCTGGACCTACCGCGCCGAGCCGGCCGCGGAGACCCTGCGCCGCCGCGCCGCGCTCGGCGTGGCCAGCGGGCCGCTGCTGGTGGTCTGTCCGATGAACCCGTTCTGGTGGCCGGTGCGGCCGGACCTGGCCAAGGCGATGGCGCTGGAGGCGCGCGGCGAGCACCGCGAGCTGCATTTCGGCAGCGTGCTGTTCCATCCGGACGACGCCTCGATCCGCCAGCGCTACCACGCCTACCTCGATGCGCTGGCCGGCGCGGCCGATGCCTGGCAGGACCGGCACGGCGGCTCGGTGCTGGTGCTCGGCATGGACCGGGTCGACCGGCTGGCCTGCGACGAACTGGCCGGCCGGCTGGCGCGCCGGCCCGGCGTGATCGCCAGCGGCGACGCGCCGCCGGCGGCGCTGGTGGGGCTGCTGCGCGCGGCCGACCTGCTGGTCAGCTCGCGCTTCCACGCCATCGTCGCCAGCATGGAAGCCGGCGTGCCGGCGATCGGCGTGACCATGGACGAGCGCATCGCCAACCTGCTGGGCCACGGCAAGGCCGGCCGCCGGCTGCTGCGGGTGGATGCGCCGAACCTGGCCGGCCAGCTGCGCGAGGCGATGCAGCGCGCCGAGGCCGACCGCGTGGCGATCGGCCAGCAGGCGCGCGGCGCGGTGGTCGACCACCTGCGCGCGATGGCGGCGATGGGACGGCGCTTCGCCGAGGAGGTGCGGCGTTTTCACCCCGACCTGGCCGTACCGGCCGACGACGCGGACTGGACGGCGTGGCTGCCGCCGTTGAGCGAGGTGCAGCGGGAGCTGGTGGCGCGGTATGGCTGA
- a CDS encoding EAL domain-containing protein → MLNGVEILIVEDSPSQAMQLGHLLETFGCAVRIAHEGREALELVVQRLPDIIVSDVVMPRMDGYTLCRHLKGNPATAQVPVILVTSLSDPRDVVRGLACGADNFVIKPYDDRYLVSRIRYLLANRELRAGERLSVGVEVVLEGERHFITAARQQILDLLISTYEQGIRLNSQLQAQHVQLSESNSMLDSLFHFSSGLTGTRSEQELIDGALAAVSAFPHCSGAWLQLAPVFGQPELRFAGAAGQVDAERLRRGEDALCLCRHAIRQDRLTDAFNVERCSVLAEADPGGHASVPLWLGDDLVGVFNVVREDGDAWPEAELHTFTSLGRQFVVALAQARMFSQLEQLVAERTHALRLEMAERERAEVALRHSEALMHKVLETLPVGVWVTDRSGKVVLGNPEAKRIWNDTVPFAPVFGRAGEADEAQAQAAQPALQTALGRALSMGDVVLNDLLETDTPDGGKRTLLNSVVPLTDEKNRIQGAVLVGQDITAQQVIDVELRIRNRAIETSVNAIVMTDNRHPDNPITYVNEAFERITGYRREAVIGRNCRFLQGIDQDQPALEAIRRAVQQSTEGKALLRNYRKDGSMFWNELRVTPSFDARGEVSHYVGVLNDVTEAKRYQDELEHQANFDTLTGLPNRNLLLDRIRQASVLANRKEERFALAFLDLDNFKYVNDSLGHSVGDLLLIEVARRIEGCIRELDSLARLGGDEFVLLLPETRNEDEVQVVLERVNAALGKPIVLSGQMELYVSGSIGYCFYPTDGADADSLLRNADTAMYKAKAQGKSRVSRFELTMNDSVQRRVALERDLRRAIAQRELVMFYQPQLDIGSGALCGFEALVRWQCEGRIVSPLEFIPVAEETGLIREIDRYVIDAVFRQVAQWCHLGYDPGEVAINLSTSSLQERGIVQFMVEALARHGVPPGRIKLEVTEGLLMQNVDTAKRIMEELREAGLKWSIDDFGTGYSALSYLRQYPFDQLKIDKSFIDDVHCNIGNASMTRAIISMAQSLGIAVIAEGVETIEQLGFLLKAGCGQIQGYYYSPPLPASGCVALMAQGGAFGLPDLDVRRDPRTLLVVDAEPAVHARIWRELHREGYHILNTDSAESALDILAINQVGVVIADQRLPGISGADFLRQVKGIHGQTVRIAMSNYTDVESILSAINEGAIFRFMTKPWQPGSCGSSCGRLLGFMRWGGESFLGTCEKSNGVKG, encoded by the coding sequence ATGCTCAATGGCGTCGAAATTCTGATCGTCGAGGACAGCCCGAGCCAGGCCATGCAGCTGGGCCACCTGCTGGAAACCTTCGGCTGCGCGGTGCGCATCGCGCACGAGGGCCGCGAGGCGCTGGAACTGGTGGTGCAGCGGCTGCCCGACATCATCGTCAGCGACGTGGTGATGCCCCGGATGGACGGCTACACCCTGTGCCGCCACCTCAAGGGCAACCCGGCCACCGCCCAGGTGCCGGTGATCCTGGTCACCAGCCTGTCCGACCCGCGCGACGTGGTGCGCGGCCTGGCCTGCGGCGCCGACAACTTCGTGATCAAGCCCTACGACGACCGCTACCTGGTCTCGCGCATCCGCTACCTGCTGGCCAACCGCGAGCTGCGCGCCGGCGAGCGGCTGTCGGTCGGCGTCGAGGTGGTGCTCGAGGGCGAGCGCCACTTCATCACCGCGGCGCGCCAGCAGATCCTCGACCTCTTGATCTCGACCTACGAACAGGGCATCCGGCTCAACAGCCAGTTGCAGGCCCAGCACGTCCAGCTGTCCGAATCGAATTCGATGCTCGACAGCCTGTTCCATTTCTCCTCCGGCCTCACCGGCACCCGCAGCGAGCAGGAGCTGATCGACGGCGCGCTGGCGGCGGTCAGCGCCTTTCCGCACTGCAGCGGCGCCTGGCTGCAACTGGCGCCGGTGTTCGGCCAGCCCGAGCTGCGCTTCGCCGGCGCGGCCGGCCAGGTCGACGCCGAGCGGCTGCGCCGCGGCGAGGACGCGCTCTGCCTGTGCCGCCACGCGATCCGGCAGGACCGGCTGACCGACGCCTTCAACGTCGAGCGCTGCAGCGTGCTGGCCGAGGCCGACCCCGGCGGCCACGCCTCGGTGCCGCTGTGGCTGGGCGACGACCTGGTCGGCGTGTTCAACGTGGTGCGCGAGGACGGCGACGCCTGGCCCGAGGCCGAACTGCACACCTTCACCTCGCTGGGCCGCCAGTTCGTGGTGGCGCTGGCGCAGGCGCGCATGTTCTCGCAGCTCGAGCAGCTGGTGGCCGAGCGCACCCATGCGCTGCGCCTCGAGATGGCCGAGCGCGAACGCGCCGAGGTCGCGCTGCGCCATAGCGAGGCGCTGATGCACAAGGTGCTGGAGACGCTGCCGGTCGGCGTGTGGGTGACCGACCGCAGCGGCAAGGTGGTGCTCGGCAACCCGGAGGCCAAGCGGATCTGGAACGACACCGTGCCGTTCGCGCCGGTGTTCGGCCGCGCGGGAGAGGCCGACGAGGCGCAGGCCCAGGCCGCCCAGCCGGCGCTGCAGACCGCGCTGGGCCGTGCGCTGAGCATGGGCGACGTGGTGCTCAACGACCTGCTGGAAACCGACACGCCCGACGGCGGCAAGCGCACGCTGCTGAACTCGGTGGTGCCGCTGACCGACGAGAAGAACCGCATCCAGGGCGCGGTGCTGGTCGGCCAGGACATCACTGCCCAGCAGGTGATCGACGTCGAGCTGCGCATCCGCAACCGCGCCATCGAGACGAGCGTCAACGCCATCGTGATGACCGACAACCGCCACCCGGACAACCCGATCACCTATGTCAACGAGGCCTTCGAGCGCATCACCGGTTACAGGCGCGAGGCGGTGATCGGCCGCAACTGCCGCTTCCTGCAGGGCATCGACCAGGACCAGCCGGCGCTGGAGGCGATCCGCCGCGCCGTGCAGCAGTCGACCGAGGGCAAGGCGCTGCTGCGCAACTACCGCAAGGACGGCTCGATGTTCTGGAACGAGCTGCGGGTGACGCCCTCGTTCGACGCACGCGGCGAGGTCAGCCATTACGTCGGCGTGCTCAACGACGTGACCGAGGCCAAGCGCTACCAGGACGAACTCGAGCACCAGGCCAATTTCGACACGCTGACCGGCCTGCCCAACCGCAACCTGCTGCTCGACCGCATCCGCCAGGCCAGCGTGCTGGCCAACCGCAAGGAAGAGCGCTTCGCGCTGGCCTTCCTCGACCTGGACAACTTCAAGTACGTGAACGACAGCCTGGGCCACTCGGTCGGCGACCTGCTGCTGATCGAGGTGGCGCGCCGCATCGAGGGCTGCATCCGCGAGCTCGACTCGCTGGCGCGGCTGGGCGGCGACGAATTCGTGCTGCTGTTGCCCGAGACGCGCAACGAGGACGAGGTGCAGGTGGTGCTCGAACGCGTCAACGCCGCGCTGGGCAAGCCAATCGTGCTGTCGGGCCAGATGGAGCTCTACGTTTCCGGCAGCATCGGCTACTGCTTCTACCCGACCGACGGCGCCGACGCCGATTCGCTGCTGCGCAACGCCGACACCGCCATGTACAAGGCCAAGGCGCAAGGCAAGAGCCGGGTCAGCCGCTTCGAGCTGACCATGAACGACTCGGTGCAGCGCCGCGTCGCGCTCGAACGCGACCTGCGCCGGGCGATCGCCCAGCGCGAGCTGGTGATGTTCTACCAGCCGCAGCTCGACATCGGCAGCGGCGCGCTATGCGGCTTCGAAGCGCTGGTGCGCTGGCAGTGCGAGGGCCGCATCGTCTCGCCGCTCGAATTCATCCCGGTGGCCGAGGAGACCGGCCTGATCCGCGAGATCGACCGCTACGTGATCGACGCGGTGTTCCGCCAGGTGGCGCAGTGGTGCCACCTGGGCTACGACCCGGGCGAGGTGGCGATCAACCTCTCCACCTCGAGCCTGCAGGAGCGCGGCATCGTCCAGTTCATGGTCGAGGCGCTGGCGCGCCACGGCGTGCCGCCGGGCCGCATCAAGCTGGAGGTGACCGAAGGCCTCTTGATGCAGAACGTCGACACCGCCAAGCGCATCATGGAAGAGCTGCGCGAGGCCGGCCTGAAGTGGTCGATCGACGATTTCGGCACCGGCTATTCGGCGCTGAGCTATCTGCGGCAATACCCGTTCGACCAGCTCAAGATCGACAAGAGCTTCATCGACGACGTGCACTGCAATATCGGCAACGCCTCGATGACGCGGGCGATCATCAGCATGGCGCAGTCGCTCGGCATCGCGGTGATCGCCGAGGGGGTGGAGACGATCGAGCAGCTCGGCTTCCTGCTCAAGGCCGGCTGCGGCCAGATCCAGGGCTACTACTACTCGCCGCCGCTGCCGGCCAGCGGCTGCGTGGCGCTGATGGCCCAGGGCGGCGCCTTCGGCCTGCCCGACCTCGACGTGCGCCGCGACCCGCGCACCCTGCTGGTGGTGGACGCCGAGCCGGCGGTGCATGCGCGCATCTGGCGCGAATTGCATCGCGAGGGGTATCACATTCTGAATACCGATTCGGCGGAATCGGCGCTGGATATTCTGGCGATCAACCAGGTGGGGGTGGTGATTGCGGATCAGCGCTTGCCGGGCATCAGCGGGGCAGACTTCCTGCGCCAGGTGAAGGGGATCCATGGGCAGACGGTGCGGATTGCGATGAGCAATTACACGGATGTGGAGTCGATCTTGTCGGCGATCAATGAAGGGGCGATTTTTCGGTTCATGACCAAGCCTTGGCAGCCGGGCAGTTGCGGGAGCAGTTGCGGGAGGCTTTTGGGGTTTATGAGGTGGGGAGGTGAGAGCTTCTTGGGCACATGTGAGAAGAGTAACGGAGTAAAGGGTTAG
- a CDS encoding HEPN domain-containing protein has product MSVICDEIHHVNASLAKARYFYVDIYKEGIVLYDNDKLKLDEPMELTPAERRAWAQEYYEQYIARSAEFILSYEVVRDHNALATAAFQLHQACEQLYCGILLVYTHYKPRSHDLKKPGGLVNAADPRYLPVFPKGQPEEVRRFELLRSAYVDGRYDKNYRITIGELE; this is encoded by the coding sequence GTGAGCGTGATCTGCGATGAGATTCACCACGTCAATGCCAGCCTCGCCAAGGCACGCTATTTTTACGTAGATATCTATAAGGAAGGCATCGTCCTTTACGACAACGACAAACTGAAACTAGATGAGCCGATGGAATTGACGCCGGCAGAGCGGCGGGCGTGGGCACAGGAGTACTACGAGCAATACATAGCGAGGTCCGCCGAATTCATTCTCAGCTACGAAGTCGTGCGAGACCATAATGCGCTGGCGACCGCGGCATTCCAGCTACATCAAGCCTGCGAACAGCTCTATTGCGGCATCCTGCTGGTCTATACGCATTACAAACCGCGGTCTCACGACTTGAAGAAACCAGGTGGTCTTGTCAATGCAGCCGACCCACGTTATTTGCCGGTTTTCCCTAAGGGCCAGCCTGAAGAGGTGCGTCGCTTCGAATTACTACGCAGCGCCTACGTTGACGGCCGCTACGATAAGAACTATCGGATCACGATCGGAGAGTTGGAATGA
- a CDS encoding nucleotidyltransferase domain-containing protein has translation MKTSLDHLPEHKRDQLQSAVERIRELIDPDLIILFGSYARGDWVEEREPGTPSYRYQSDFDLMLVGRNEHAVRQMERLRERHDRAPALCRRRR, from the coding sequence ATGAAGACCTCCCTCGATCACCTGCCCGAACACAAGCGCGATCAATTGCAAAGCGCCGTCGAGCGCATTCGCGAGCTGATCGATCCGGACCTGATCATCCTGTTCGGCAGCTATGCACGCGGCGACTGGGTCGAGGAACGCGAGCCGGGCACGCCGTCCTACCGCTACCAGAGCGATTTCGACCTGATGCTGGTGGGCCGTAACGAGCATGCGGTGCGACAGATGGAACGCCTGCGCGAACGCCATGACAGGGCTCCAGCCCTATGCAGACGCCGACGGTGA
- a CDS encoding thioesterase II family protein, with translation MYSTPSHAGAIAELDRPAPQGDWLMFRQPRPEAAIRLLCFHHAGGAALAYRGWAARMPAFVEVCPVQLPGRGNRYREAPLRSAEALVPALLAALAPLLDKPLALFGHSMGAGLAFAVAAELERRGRAPLHLFAAGRRPPLAHYATALHRLGDAELADYLRALGGTPEIVFEEAELRETVFQLLRADLELNDGLLAAGPLARVPISALGGRDDGQVPLAALDAWRGLTLGRFERRLFDGGHFFVRDSETALIQHLSTTLTALLERR, from the coding sequence ATGTACTCGACCCCTTCCCATGCCGGCGCGATCGCCGAGCTCGACCGGCCGGCGCCGCAGGGCGACTGGCTGATGTTCCGCCAGCCGCGGCCCGAGGCCGCGATCCGGCTGCTGTGCTTCCACCATGCCGGCGGCGCGGCATTGGCCTACCGCGGCTGGGCGGCGCGCATGCCGGCCTTCGTCGAGGTCTGCCCGGTGCAATTGCCGGGCCGCGGCAACCGCTACCGCGAAGCGCCGCTGCGCAGCGCCGAGGCGCTGGTGCCGGCGCTGCTGGCCGCGCTCGCGCCGCTGCTGGACAAGCCGCTGGCGCTGTTCGGCCACAGCATGGGCGCCGGCCTGGCGTTCGCGGTGGCGGCCGAGCTGGAGCGGCGCGGCCGCGCGCCGCTGCACCTGTTCGCCGCCGGCCGGCGGCCGCCGCTGGCGCACTACGCCACCGCGCTGCACCGGCTCGGCGACGCGGAGCTGGCCGACTACCTGCGCGCGCTCGGCGGCACGCCCGAGATCGTGTTCGAGGAGGCCGAGCTGCGCGAGACGGTGTTCCAGCTGCTGCGCGCCGACCTCGAACTGAACGACGGCCTGCTGGCCGCAGGCCCCTTGGCGCGGGTGCCGATCAGCGCGCTCGGCGGCCGCGACGACGGCCAGGTGCCGCTGGCCGCGCTCGACGCCTGGCGCGGCCTGACGCTGGGCCGCTTCGAACGCCGGCTGTTCGACGGCGGCCATTTCTTCGTGCGCGACAGCGAGACGGCGCTGATCCAGCACCTGTCCACCACGCTGACCGCACTGCTGGAGCGGCGCTGA